The genomic DNA ACGATACCTCCATCATTAGCTCTGATATCAAGTCCTGCTTCTTTTAATAATTCAACACTTGCTTCATCAGTAGCTGCACCAAAAACTTTAGGATTTTCCACAGTAGGTCCGGTAACCATTCCACCAAGTGTGTAGATTCTATCAATACCGTATCCTTTAACGAATTCTAAAATTTCCTTACATGCCAAATATTGGCCTTCAGGAGATAATGCTTGTGTATTACCGACAAGTAAAATTAAATCCAAATTATCTTCACCAACATCCTTTAAGTAATATAACTCATTGTACATGTTTTCAATGATACCCTCATCTTTTACAAGAACTTGAGGTGGAAAAGTTGGAGAATAAATTTCAGCAAATTTTGTAGCTCCCAATTCATCAATCATATGATCGGCAGCCAATTTACCAACATGTCCAAGACCAGGCAATGCTTCTATAAAGATAGGATTATCTAATTCAATATCCTCTAAAACTGTGATTTCAATAGTTTCCATATGGATTACTCCTTCATTGATTCTCTTTTCAGTATACGTCTATATTTTCCATATTTATCCTCAACTGAGAATTTTGGAGGATAAATCACTTTCAGTTTGCCGCCACATTTAGGGCAAGCCTCTTTTAAAGTATAAATACCACATTCAGGACATTTATTCATTTTCATATTCATAAGAATCTAGTTATCTAATTCCCTTAAAAATGAACCGTTTCCTTCAGATTCTTCAACAACTGCAATACATCTATCAGCAGCAGCTTTAAGTGCTTTTTCAGCTAATAAATAATCAGTAGATTTTACAGTAATCCTGTACCTTGGTGCACCAACACATTGGACTTTAATTTCTTCCTCTTCATCACCATTGTCCTCAGCGGCCTTAAGAGCGGAAATAATAATTTCTACTCCGTTAGGTACAAAAGTTTCTATATCAACATATCCGCTGATGTGAACTTCCGGAGGAGTAATATTCTTTTTAGCTA from Methanobrevibacter sp. includes the following:
- a CDS encoding proteasome assembly chaperone family protein; its protein translation is METIEITVLEDIELDNPIFIEALPGLGHVGKLAADHMIDELGATKFAEIYSPTFPPQVLVKDEGIIENMYNELYYLKDVGEDNLDLILLVGNTQALSPEGQYLACKEILEFVKGYGIDRIYTLGGMVTGPTVENPKVFGAATDEASVELLKEAGLDIRANDGGIVGASGLFLGFATRQGIQGSCLMGETPGYFIDAEAAEAILNKLSYLLNFEINVDKLEERAEETRQMIAKAQQMEQDLINKANAGNADDLRYIG
- a CDS encoding RNA-protein complex protein Nop10, yielding MNMKMNKCPECGIYTLKEACPKCGGKLKVIYPPKFSVEDKYGKYRRILKRESMKE